A region of the Haematobia irritans isolate KBUSLIRL chromosome 5, ASM5000362v1, whole genome shotgun sequence genome:
aatttattgtgtATTCATAAAAACGGAAAATAAAAGCATataaacattaaatatttaGTAATCCCAAACAACAAATTCTTCGCCAGTAGCGGATATAGACACATGTGACCAACaatttacattaatttttttaaagtcaaTAATAGTATTAATACAGTCAGTAGAACTTATTTTATACGCAAAATAGTGATTATCAaagtataaagtttttaaaagcttagcacacaaaaaataataaccatCTTCGACAATTATATGTTCAATTAATCCAAAAAAGGGCTCGCCATTTATgtattcgtcaaaacaaataacACAGTTTTTTTTCAAAGACTTGTTGTTAATTAAAAGGTAAGAGATTTCATATGCGGAAGATCCTATCTTATACCCTTTAATATTGGAAGATTTTGTAACTATTCCTGGTATAGTTTTCgaggaaaaattattttctaaaatttgttttgcaatATTAAGCTGGTTTTTAATATGTAAGGATTTTAGTATATTAATTCTGTTATTGGAGTTGTGCGccgtttttttaaagaattggTGTTTACTTTCAAATCGAATTGAATTTGTGTGAACAAGTGGTCCTATACGTCTCATCAGTGTAGAGTAATGGagcatgaaatgaaatttaggttTTAACCATTCttgcgaaatttttaaatataagttATGGTGGTATATTATTAAATTCTGTAAATAATTTGGAAGAGCAGCAGAAATGCTTTTCCTATAAAcaagactcaaaatttcacgcaaGGCTATAAGTAAGTACCATTCATCACAACCAGGAATTAAATCTCCTATTAAAAGtggtaaatatttaataaacgtAAACATTTCGGAAGCAGACATTTTGAATTTACTTTTGCTTAGGCAGTCTTTATCTAAATATGGTGGCCTTGAGTCAACTCCAAAATCGAATGTTTCAatacgtttgtttaaaatttggattGTTATTAGCTTTTTATCTAGGCAAATCTGTCTAAAAATTATTGCCAAGTCATAATGGGCAACTCCTTCCAATATGTCATGCATTAAATCTATGCAATTATTTTCTACAACGTGAAAACCTTCTAAGTGGTTAAAAATCGAGTTTTCTTTAATTCCAAAAGAATGTGGAAATGTTGATATATCTTCTAAATAATTTTCTCTACTTCTTAGGCAGTTTACATTTTCCATGCATAAGTTCCTATTTTCGTTGGAACCTATTCTACAAAACCTACAATAATATAAACCACTGAAAGACTCAGAAAATCCTAGTAGAGAATTCATACCCAAATTGTCCCCACCTATGAAGCAAGTAATTAATTTTACTGTTGTGCCACAAATCGAAATTCcactattttgtaaataatttaatttttctataagttGTTTGAATATGACCgcgttaccaaatttttttcgatCTTCAGTAAAGAACAGCATACATAATAAAATGGACGTTAGCTTGGAATTTAAATGTTCTGGTAAAGccagaatttttatataaactccACCGATTTTCAAATGTCCAGAGTGTGCACCTaatggatttaaaatttcaaagtcATCGAAATAGACCATTATTggaataaataattgattttctTCACCCTTTCGCAAAAAGTAttggattttgtttttccaaaatgtcGACTGTATTATGTTGTCGATGGAACTTGACGTTTTTATTAGATTCATATAAGTAATGATTTCATTGAGTAACGAGGTCTGAGAAAAAAGTGCTACAAAGAGTTGTTCTATATTTactagaatataaaaaaaatcatattttgtctGGGTGATATTATTGCCATTCTTGTAGCAAAAAGTAAATTCGCTTCCAATGTCCACAATATGATAGTCAATTAAAATGTTCTGTTCTTTTAAATACTTGAGTAGCAGATATTCTGATTTGGTTTCTGATGGACTAAGCAACGAAATTAGAAATTCTTTTAACTCTTCAAAATTCATTTGGTCAATGTGTGAAGAATGTAAAAAGTTTTTGATTTGGGTATCATAGAATTCAAATATCGTGCTAAATTTTCCGAATGCAAGATGCCTTGGTATTCTTTCATCTGACAAAATGTCTAAAATTATCTGCAAAACTTGCTTTGTATGAGTTTTTAATACCATCTGGTCTTTATTTTCCTCGAATGGTAATATTGCTCCCGACATGTCAGGTGATATATTTTCTAAGTTATTCTCAATTTCTATATGTTGTCCAATAACTTCGAAGTGGATTCGTTTTGTGTGCTTCAAATGAGTATGGATATTAGAAAAAATTCTGTTGCAGTTGTCTGTGTTACATTTAAATCGTGTTTCGCGTTTATGCAATGTTCTTAAATGCTCATAATAGCTGCAAAATGTATCAAATGATAAcgaacaaaaaatacaatacaTGTTTAATACATATAGTTGTAAATaaatgtagaattaaaataaaatattgttgtaaGGTTTTAGATTAGTTAGAGTCATTTAAGCTGTAGAACACCGATTTTATACTTATATTGTTAGAATCGTATTTGGTTAATATcttaaaaatatacttttgtataaaattccaaACCATATTACATTCCATAGGGTATTTGATGTTGAGACCCATATAcaggtaaaaacagttttctatgGCTTGGAGCGGATCTTCAAAATAGTACTTTTTGCCACATAACGTTATATAGGCTCGTAAAGATTTGAAGTCGccaacaaaaataatatgtggttgcaaacataatttttcatttcgGCAATAGTCATCAAAAGCATTCGCTTGTTGTAAAGTCtaaaaaatagtttaaaatccttcaaaacaagtaagacaaaattaaatgaaaaaaatattatattctatttaatttcactagtttacactgaaaatgtacacttgatgagagtcgacttttcttatgtatttttatcTGCTGAACTCGAAgcaaaaatgtttacattttcttTTGTGGAACAGTTTTCGTTATATCCtgttattttagtttttcgctcgttTTTCACGGGACATCACAAGaacttttccatattttttcgaattcagcaaatCAAAATACATATGAAAAGTTGCTTCtcaaaaaatgtacatgaaaagaaaattgtaaactagtgttattgtttTCGGtatctggcaacactgtttctaGACAATGATCTTGTGGTGGTAAAAATACTTAGAATTAGTTAACGCACTTTACTTAACTACTTCGCTTTGAATCTACTTACATCAAAGTgagcgacaaatttttcttgtatCTCTATCTTAGATACTTTTGGTGATTTCTTTTTTTGGCTTCTTACATTGATTGACGGGAATAAATATGGCAATAATATAAACGCGACCTCCTTTTTGTTTCCTGCATAGATTTAATAATATGTTGGATGTAAattatattatcatttgaccatGAAACATACTTTCAGACAATCCTTCTATTTtgtctagaattttttttgcattaagaTCCTTAGTTTTGCTCAGTCTTACAAACACTTTTGAATATAAATTATCCCAGACTGCAATGCTGCTGCAACTTGGATAAAAAGTTGTTACGTCGATCTTAAAAAGTTCAAATATTGATATATCATTAGAGTTGAAGATgggaaacaattttaaatagTCGGATGTAGGCAAATCACTATTTTGCAGTAAATGTTTTCTCTCCGACATGCAGTTAACCCATTTGGAAATATATTCCTCATTTAAGATAGTATTATTTTTAACGTATGCGAAATCATCGGAttcatctgaaaaaaaaaactaaaatatgtcGAAGGCGTTTAAATGTTATATCAAATTTTACCGTTAAATGAAATAATCCCactatttttaaattggtatgtTCGCCGTTTCAATAGACCTGATTTACATAAACGTTTTCTCAAATTATTAAAGGCATCGTAAAGTTTTCCTGAGGCTCGCTGGCCAAAATTTGCTGGACAATAAT
Encoded here:
- the LOC142239588 gene encoding uncharacterized protein LOC142239588 yields the protein MQETKRRSRLYYCHIYSRQSIYYEHLRTLHKRETRFKCNTDNCNRIFSNIHTHLKHTKRIHFEVIGQHIEIENNLENISPDMSGAILPFEENKDQMVLKTHTKQVLQIILDILSDERIPRHLAFGKFSTIFEFYDTQIKNFLHSSHIDQMNFEELKEFLISLLSPSETKSEYLLLKYLKEQNILIDYHIVDIGSEFTFCYKNGNNITQTKYDFFYILVNIEQLFVALFSQTSLLNEIITYMNLIKTSSSIDNIIQSTFWKNKIQYFLRKGEENQLFIPIMVYFDDFEILNPLGAHSGHLKIGGVYIKILALPEHLNSKLTSILLCMLFFTEDRKKFGNAVIFKQLIEKLNYLQNSGISICGTTVKLITCFIGGDNLGMNSLLGFSESFSGLYYCRFCRIGSNENRNLCMENVNCLRSRENYLEDISTFPHSFGIKENSIFNHLEGFHVVENNCIDLMHDILEGVAHYDLAIIFRQICLDKKLITIQILNKRIETFDFGVDSRPPYLDKDCLSKSKFKMSASEMFTFIKYLPLLIGDLIPGCDECSTDCINTIIDFKKINVNCWSHVSISATGEEFVVWDY